Proteins from a single region of Macaca thibetana thibetana isolate TM-01 chromosome 4, ASM2454274v1, whole genome shotgun sequence:
- the CALHM4 gene encoding calcium homeostasis modulator protein 4 isoform X1 produces the protein MCPTLNSIVSSLQRNGIFINSLIAALTAGGQQLFSSSTFSCPCQVGKNFYYGSAFLVIPALILLIAGFALRSQMWTITGEYCCSCVPPYRRISPLECKLACLRFFSITGRAVVAPLTWLAVTLLTGTYYECAASEFASVDHYPIFDNVSASKREEILAGFPCCRSAPSDVILVRDEIALLHRYQSQMLGWILITLATIAVLVSCCVARCCSPLTSLQHCYWTSHLQNERELFEQAAEQHSRLLIMHRIKQLFGFIPGSEDVKHIRIPSCQDWKDISVPTLLCMGDDLRGHYSSLGNRVDEDNEEDRSRDIELKP, from the exons ATGTGCCCAACTCTCAACAGTATTGTGTCTTCTCTGCAGAGAAATGGTATATTTATCAATTCTTTAATTGCAGCTTTGACTGCTGGTGGGCAACAGCTCTTCTCCTCTTCCACATTCAGCTGTCCTTGTCAGGTTGGAAAAAATTTCTATTATGGTTCTGCTTTTCTTGTCATTCCTGCCTTGATCCTTCTGATTGCTGGCTTTGCTCTGAGAAGCCAAATGTGGACAATTACCGGTGAATACTGCTGCAGCTGTGTCCCTCCATACAGGAGAATCAGCCCCCTAGAGTGCAAGCTGGCTTGCCTTAGGTTCTTCAGCATCACTGGGAGGGCAGTTGTTGCTCCTTTAACCTGGCTGGCGGTGACCCTGCTGACAGGCACGTACTATGAATGTGCAGCAAGTGAATTTGCATCTGTGGACCATTACCCAATATTTGATAATGTCAGTGCCAGCAAACGAGAAGAGATCCTAGCTGGGTTTCCATGTTGCAGATCAGCTCCTTCTGACGTGATCCTAGTAAGAGATGAAATAGCTCTTCTGCACAGATACCAGTCACAG ATGCTGGGTTGGATTTTGATCACCTTGGCAACCATTGCTGTCTTAGTCTCCTGCTGTGTGGCAAGGTGCTGCTCTCCCCTCACCTCTCTGCAACATTGCTACTGGACCAGCCACCTCCAGAATGAGAGAGAACTCTTTGAACAAGCAGCCGAGCAGCACTCTCGGCTCCTCATCATGCACCGCATAAAGCAGCTATTTGGCTTCATTCCCGGGAGTGAAGATGTCAAACACATCCGCATTCCTTCTTGTCAGGACTGGAAAGATATTTCAGTACCCACTCTTTTATGCATGGGTGATGACTTGCGAGGTCACTATAGCTCCCTTGGAAATAGGGTGGATGAGGATAATGAGGAAGACAGATCAAGAGATATTGAATTAAAACCTTGA